A section of the Euwallacea fornicatus isolate EFF26 chromosome 12, ASM4011564v1, whole genome shotgun sequence genome encodes:
- the Lac gene encoding lachesin isoform X2 encodes MAVSKVVVVFALFGFINYNANAQRSPTISYISQTQIKDIGGTVELSCSVQYTQDYSVIWMKLDHGNSLPISTGSTLILHDSRFSLRYDPTSSTYVLQIKDMQETDAGTYACQILISPTNKVSAEVEVQVRRPPFISDNSTRSVVVSEGEVVEMECYAGGYPPPKTSWRRENNAILPTGGSIYRGNKLKIKAIRKEDRGTYYCVAENGVGRGTKRNIAVEVEFPPVVTVPRPRLGQALQYDMDLECHVEAYPPPAITWEKDGNSLSNNQHFKISHFAVADEFTDTTLRVITIEKKQYGVYVCKAVNKLGTAEGKVELFEISMPNVNYPGLQWKNESSKIYPSHLILFILLATSSIYCIY; translated from the exons ATGGCGGTGTCAAAGGTGGTGGTTGTGTTTGCTCTTTTcggttttataaattataacg cAAATGCTCAGAGGTCACCAACGATATCATATATATCTCAGACTCAAATTAAGGACATTGGCGGTACCGTGGAACTGTCATGTTCTGTACAGTACACTCAGGACTATTCTGTGATATGGATGAAGTTGGACCATGGAAACAGCCTGCCTATTTCTACTGGCAGTACTCTTATTTTACATGATTCTAGGTTTTCACTTCGTTATGATCCA ACAAGCTCAACATATGTGCTTCAAATCAAAGACATGCAAGAGACTGACGCCGGCACTTACGCCTGTCAGATCCTCATATCCCCCACCAATAAAGTAAGCGCTGAAGTTGAGGTCCAAGTTCGCCGACCTCCATTTATTTCCGACAATTCCACTCGTTCTGTCGTTGTTTCCGAAGGCGAAG TCGTTGAAATGGAGTGTTACGCTGGAGGGTATCCACCGCCAAAGACCTCGTGGAGACGTGAAAACAATGCTATCCTCCCTACAGGAGGTTCCATATACCGAGGCaataagttgaaaattaaggCCATAAGGAAGGAAGATAGGGGCACCTACTATTGCGTAGCTGAAAATGGAGTTGGGCGTGGCACTAAGCGAAACATAGCCGTCGAAGTTGAGTTTCCTCCAGTGGTGACTGTTCCGAGGCCAAGGTTAGGACAAGCCCTTCAATACGATATGGATCTTGAGTGCCATGTGGAAGCCTATCCACCGCCTGCAATAACTTGGGAGAAAGATGGAAATTCTTTGTCAAAtaatcaacattttaaaatttcacattttgctGTTGCTGATGAATTTACAGATACCACACTGCGT GTGATCACAATAGAGAAGAAGCAATACGGCGTATATGTGTGTAAGGCAGTAAACAAATTGGGCACTGCAGAGGGAAAAGTGGAACTTTTCG aaatcTCAATGCCCAACGTTAACTATCCAGGACTACAATGGAAAAATGAAAGTAGCAAAATTTATCCGTCTCActtgatattatttatattattggcAACTAGTAGTATATATTGTATTTACTAA
- the Lac gene encoding lachesin isoform X1 — protein MAVSKVVVVFALFGFINYNANAQRSPTISYISQTQIKDIGGTVELSCSVQYTQDYSVIWMKLDHGNSLPISTGSTLILHDSRFSLRYDPTSSTYVLQIKDMQETDAGTYACQILISPTNKVSAEVEVQVRRPPFISDNSTRSVVVSEGEVVEMECYAGGYPPPKTSWRRENNAILPTGGSIYRGNKLKIKAIRKEDRGTYYCVAENGVGRGTKRNIAVEVEFPPVVTVPRPRLGQALQYDMDLECHVEAYPPPAITWEKDGNSLSNNQHFKISHFAVADEFTDTTLRVITIEKKQYGVYVCKAVNKLGTAEGKVELFESIIPVCPPACGSARYGDASTLSTSTAALLITFLIFLYRNLNAQR, from the exons ATGGCGGTGTCAAAGGTGGTGGTTGTGTTTGCTCTTTTcggttttataaattataacg cAAATGCTCAGAGGTCACCAACGATATCATATATATCTCAGACTCAAATTAAGGACATTGGCGGTACCGTGGAACTGTCATGTTCTGTACAGTACACTCAGGACTATTCTGTGATATGGATGAAGTTGGACCATGGAAACAGCCTGCCTATTTCTACTGGCAGTACTCTTATTTTACATGATTCTAGGTTTTCACTTCGTTATGATCCA ACAAGCTCAACATATGTGCTTCAAATCAAAGACATGCAAGAGACTGACGCCGGCACTTACGCCTGTCAGATCCTCATATCCCCCACCAATAAAGTAAGCGCTGAAGTTGAGGTCCAAGTTCGCCGACCTCCATTTATTTCCGACAATTCCACTCGTTCTGTCGTTGTTTCCGAAGGCGAAG TCGTTGAAATGGAGTGTTACGCTGGAGGGTATCCACCGCCAAAGACCTCGTGGAGACGTGAAAACAATGCTATCCTCCCTACAGGAGGTTCCATATACCGAGGCaataagttgaaaattaaggCCATAAGGAAGGAAGATAGGGGCACCTACTATTGCGTAGCTGAAAATGGAGTTGGGCGTGGCACTAAGCGAAACATAGCCGTCGAAGTTGAGTTTCCTCCAGTGGTGACTGTTCCGAGGCCAAGGTTAGGACAAGCCCTTCAATACGATATGGATCTTGAGTGCCATGTGGAAGCCTATCCACCGCCTGCAATAACTTGGGAGAAAGATGGAAATTCTTTGTCAAAtaatcaacattttaaaatttcacattttgctGTTGCTGATGAATTTACAGATACCACACTGCGT GTGATCACAATAGAGAAGAAGCAATACGGCGTATATGTGTGTAAGGCAGTAAACAAATTGGGCACTGCAGAGGGAAAAGTGGAACTTTTCG AATCCATAATTCCTGTGTGTCCACCTGCCTGTGGATCTGCTCGGTATGGAGACGCATCCACTTTGTCTACGAGTACTGCCGCGCTGCTTATTACTTTCTTGATTTTCTTATATAG aaatcTCAATGCCCAACGTTAA
- the LOC136342404 gene encoding uncharacterized protein, giving the protein MKNHLHLLLIVLLAGAHESDCVRLTNMTSPPVQDPRNEMRLHCRFDMGGEQLYAVKWYKDDHEFFRYTPTNKIKIITYSVPGVNVNLLQSRCSSESCDLLLQNLTKPESSGAYRCEVSTEAPAFRLASETHNITMAALPKEKPVIEGLKHTYTLGSAFEAICTSGLGDPKPSLKLYINNQPVHSMYITEKIGNPEKQQPFHKLNLRRAKVQLGMTLERTSSLWNINSQNRLTCISSIEGLNLNIAPALNVTRTFTVVDSNQVIKNQHLHWPNAGSRPQGCFQGLLLTIAGILATFNYYTHSQ; this is encoded by the exons CGCACGAAAGTGATTGCGTCCGGCTAACCAACATGACGTCGCCCCCTGTACAAGATCCGCGCAACGAAATGCGCCTCCACTGTCGATTCGATATGGGCGGAGAACAGCTCTATGCTGTTAAATG GTATAAGGATGATCACGAATTCTTCAGATACACCCCCACAAACAAGATCAAGATAATAACTTACTCAGTTCCCGGAGTGAACGTCAACTTGTTACAGTCCAGATGCAGCTCTGAAAGTTGTGATCTGCTACTGCAGAACCTCACAAAGCCAGAAAGTTCTGGAGCTTATAGATGTGAGGTATCTACGGAAGCTCCTGCATTCAGGCTGGCGTCGGAAACTCATAATATAACAATGGCAG cTTTACCTAAAGAGAAACCGGTGATAGAAGGCTTGAAGCATACTTACACCTTGGGGAGTGCGTTTGAGGCCATTTGCACCTCGGGGCTTGGAGACCCTAAACCTTCACTGAAGCTGTATATAAATAATCAGCCA GTCCATTCAATGTATATAACAGAAAAAATCGGCAATCCTGAAAAACAACAACCTTTCCATAAGTTGAACCTACGAAGAGCTAAGGTCCAACTAGGGATGACTTTGGAGCGCACTTCATCCTTATGGAACATCAACTCTCAAAATCGCCTGACCTGCATTTCCTCCATAGAAGGACTCAATTTAAATATCGCCCCAGCTCTAAATGTAACTCGCACCTTTACAGTAGTGGACAGCAATCAAGTAATCAAAAATCAGCACTTGCACTGGCCTAACGCAGGATCTAGGCCTCAGGGATGTTTTCAGGGTTTATTACTGACGATAGCTGGAATTTTGGCTACGTTCAATTATTACACACATTCGCAATAA